The genomic stretch CCACCATCTCTTGATCAGGTCCTCGTTGCAAGCTTCGAGCGCTCTCGTTTTTCCAATATTAAAGCGACCTTTATTGTAGGAGTGAACGATGGTGTGATACCAGCTAAACCTCAGGGGGATAGTATTTTATCTGATCAAGACCGCGATGAATTATTTAAATCAGGTGTGACGTTAGCTCCAACGGGCAAGCAGCAGCTGTTTGATGATCAGTTCTTAATTTATTTAGCGCTTGTAAGCTCAGAAGAAAAGTTATATATCAGCTATCCACTAGCAAATGATGAAGGGAAATCTTTGCTACCATCTCTGGTTATTAATCGATTGAAAGAGCTCTTTCCATTACTTGAAGAAAAGTTATTAATGAATGACCCTACAAGTTTAGAAGAGGAAAAGCAGCTTGATTACATTGCGAATCCACTGTCTACGATGGCTTATTTAGCAAGCAATCTACAAGCTTGGAAACGGCATTATCCAATGAGCGATGCATGGTGGGACGTTTATAACTTTTATATGACTTCAGAATGGAAGACGTATAGTCAAAGGGTTTTGAGCAGTTTATTTTATCAAAACGATGCAAAGCGGTTAACGAAGAAAACAAGTGAGCGCTTGTATGGCAAACATATTCAGGCAAGCGTATCGCGCATGGAAAAGTTTGAGGCTTGTCCTTACTCGCATTTTGCTTCTCATGGCTTAAAGTTGAAGGATAGAAAAGTGTTTCAACTAGCGGCACCTGACATTGGTGAGCTCTTTCATGCAGCGTTAAAACATATTTCAGATAAGTTGAGAACTAGTGAGAAAGATTGGAAGCAGTTAACGAAGAAAGATTGTCAATCTCTCTCTGCTGATGCAGTTCAGGAATTAGCGCCGCGCTTACAAAACGAAATCTTGTTGAGTTCTAATCGTCATCAATATCTTGCATATAAATTGCAGCAAGTAATCGAACGGGCGTCGATTGTATTAAGTCAACATGCAAAATCGAGCGGGTTTGTACCTGTTGGGCTAGAGTTAGGTTTTGGTCCTGATGCAGAATTACCTTCTATGACCTTTACGCTTCCAAATGGACATACGATGGAGCTAGTGGGACGAATAGATCGAGTAGATAAAGCAGAAAGCTCTAAAGGGATACTACTTCGGATTGTCGATTATAAATCCAGTGACAAAGCGTTAAATTTACTAGAAGTCTATTATGGGCTTTCACTTCAAATTCTTGCATATTTGGATGTAGTGGTAACTTACGCTGAACAGCTTTTAAAAACGAACCAAGGTGCTTTACCTGCAGGTGTTTTATACTTCCACGTTCATAATCCGATGGTTAATAGTACAAAGAGTCTGAGTGAAAATCAGGTTGAAGAAGAAATCTTTAAGAAATTTAAGATGAAAGGCTTACTGTTAGGTGATGAAGAAGCGGTTCGCCTAATGGATGAAACGCTAGAGTCTGGTCATTCACAAATTATCTCAGCTGGTATTAAAAAAACAGGTGGTTTTTATTCGAACTCTTCAATTGCATCTGAGACGGACTTTACACACCTTAGACAATACGTACGTAAAAAGTTTGTAGAGGCGGGGACAGAAATTACTGAAGGTAAAATTGATATATCTCCTTACAAACTTAAAGATAAAACACCGTGTGCCTTTTGTGAATACCGTTCAATTTGTCAATTCGATGAAGCCCTAAGCGAAAACGAATATCGTCAGCTGAAAAATGAAAATCAAAATAATATTTTAGAAAAAATACGAGAGGAGGAAAAGCATGAGTCAGGAACGAATGAGTAAGCCTGTTGATTCACAGTGGACAGATGATCAGTGGAAAGCAATCGTGTCATCTGGACAAGATATTTTAGTGGCAGCAGCGGCAGGTTCAGGAAAAACAGCTGTTTTAGTTGAGCGCATTATTAAAAAAATTATCGATCCTGAAAATCCAGTGGACGTCGACCGTTTATTAGTCGTGACGTTCACAAACGCTTCAGCTGCAGAGATGCGTCATCGTATCGGGGAAGCTTTAGAAAAAGAGTTAAAGATAAACCCGTCTTCTTTACATTTAAGAAGACAGCTGCACTTACTAAACCGAGCGTCTATTTCAACTCTTCATTCATTTTGTCTTGAAGTTATCCGCAGCTATTACTATATGATTGACTTGGATCCAGGTTTTCGAATTGCAGACGATACCGAAGCAGAGCTCTTGAGAGAAGAAGTATTGGACGAGCTTTTTGAAGAGCAGTATAGCCTTGAAGGTAATCAATTATTTTTTGAGTTAGTGGATCGATATACAAGTGATCGTCATGATTTAGATGTTCAGCATATGGTTCGCAGATTATATGATTTTGCTCGTTCTAATCCAAAGCCGAATAGCTGGTTAGATATGCTTCTTCATCAATATAGCAT from Bacillus sp. 1780r2a1 encodes the following:
- the addB gene encoding helicase-exonuclease AddAB subunit AddB, with translation MLQFMLGRSGSGKTAACLNAIRQELAREPLGNPIIYIVPEQMTFQSEYELIQTPGLGGMMRAQVYSFTRLAWRVLQEAGGISRYHIDQTGMHMMLRKIIEQQKEELILFAAASEKEGFITKLEKMLKEFKQYGLEPESLVTLQKELKDSNEQVLADKLHDLGLIYQELEKQLLMKYVDSEDYLKLLAEKIQLSSYLKKAVIYVDGFHHFTKQELDVLVELMKVCSDVTVTLTGDYTQADYIPADLQLFRLTGETYRELTKVALEQGIEIKDPVLLKDNFRHSNSKELSHLEKYYDERPTVEFFQKPNDISLYPAVSRRAEVEGIAREIQLLVKDSDYRYRDIALVVRNKNEYDELIETVFRDYEIPYFIDQKRAMFHHPIIEFIRSSLEVVSGSWRYESIFRAIKTDMFFPIEAEVNKLREGMDQFENYVLAYGIQGTKWTNGERWKYRKYRSLEDMNLPKTDEEVQFEEKINELKELVVNPLMKLQQELKKGKTGKEKAKALYLFLIELSIPQKIEKLRDHCEENGKVQEAREHEQVWKAVLNLFDQFVEMMGEEKVSIKLFTELFETGLDSMQFAIVPPSLDQVLVASFERSRFSNIKATFIVGVNDGVIPAKPQGDSILSDQDRDELFKSGVTLAPTGKQQLFDDQFLIYLALVSSEEKLYISYPLANDEGKSLLPSLVINRLKELFPLLEEKLLMNDPTSLEEEKQLDYIANPLSTMAYLASNLQAWKRHYPMSDAWWDVYNFYMTSEWKTYSQRVLSSLFYQNDAKRLTKKTSERLYGKHIQASVSRMEKFEACPYSHFASHGLKLKDRKVFQLAAPDIGELFHAALKHISDKLRTSEKDWKQLTKKDCQSLSADAVQELAPRLQNEILLSSNRHQYLAYKLQQVIERASIVLSQHAKSSGFVPVGLELGFGPDAELPSMTFTLPNGHTMELVGRIDRVDKAESSKGILLRIVDYKSSDKALNLLEVYYGLSLQILAYLDVVVTYAEQLLKTNQGALPAGVLYFHVHNPMVNSTKSLSENQVEEEIFKKFKMKGLLLGDEEAVRLMDETLESGHSQIISAGIKKTGGFYSNSSIASETDFTHLRQYVRKKFVEAGTEITEGKIDISPYKLKDKTPCAFCEYRSICQFDEALSENEYRQLKNENQNNILEKIREEEKHESGTNE